From Vreelandella neptunia, the proteins below share one genomic window:
- the tal gene encoding transaldolase: MTSQLQQLKQHSLVVADTGDLEAIRRYQPQDATTNPSLLLKAFSLSGYQALIDEELSSVKASGGSREEQVKHAVDRLAVAMGSEISAVVPGRVSTEVAARLSFDTQASIAKAHELIELYDARGVSRDRVLIKLASTWEGIRAAEVLEREGIQCNLTLLFSDAQAQACFDAGVFLISPFVGRVTDWYKKETGNDYTPENDPGVQFVQGVCERANQGGYDTVVMGASFRTTGQVLALAGCPRLTISPALLEELDATEGSVTAQIQSGKGSGKPTEPLSETAFRWGHNQDAMANDKLAEGIRRFHDDQLELESLIDKRLS, translated from the coding sequence ATGACCAGCCAGCTGCAACAGTTAAAGCAACATTCGCTTGTCGTCGCCGACACAGGAGATCTTGAGGCTATTCGCCGTTATCAGCCCCAGGATGCCACCACTAACCCGTCGCTGCTGCTCAAGGCATTTAGTCTGTCCGGTTATCAAGCGCTGATCGACGAAGAGCTGAGCAGCGTAAAAGCCTCTGGTGGCAGCCGTGAAGAGCAGGTCAAGCATGCCGTTGACCGTCTGGCGGTGGCGATGGGCAGTGAGATTTCCGCCGTGGTACCGGGCCGTGTCTCCACCGAAGTGGCTGCTCGATTGTCGTTTGATACTCAGGCCAGCATCGCCAAGGCCCATGAGTTAATCGAACTGTACGACGCCCGCGGCGTGTCGCGGGATCGCGTGCTGATCAAGCTCGCCTCCACCTGGGAAGGGATTCGTGCCGCCGAGGTGCTTGAGCGTGAGGGCATTCAGTGCAACCTGACGCTACTGTTCAGTGATGCCCAAGCCCAGGCCTGCTTTGATGCCGGGGTGTTTTTGATTTCTCCCTTTGTCGGCCGCGTGACCGATTGGTATAAAAAAGAGACCGGCAACGACTACACGCCGGAAAACGACCCGGGCGTTCAGTTTGTTCAGGGTGTTTGTGAGCGCGCCAACCAGGGTGGCTACGACACCGTTGTAATGGGCGCAAGTTTCCGCACCACTGGCCAGGTGCTTGCCTTAGCAGGCTGCCCAAGGCTAACGATCTCGCCTGCCTTGCTAGAAGAGCTGGATGCCACCGAAGGCAGTGTCACCGCGCAAATTCAATCGGGTAAAGGCAGTGGCAAACCGACTGAGCCGCTGAGCGAAACCGCCTTCCGCTGGGGCCACAATCAAGACGCCATGGCCAACGACAAGCTCGCTGAAGGTATCCGCCGCTTCCACGATGATCAGCTGGAACTGGAATCATTGATCGATAAACGCTTGAGTTAA
- the xylB gene encoding xylulokinase codes for MYIGVDCGTQSTKVVVVDVERGKILAEASRPHHLDEGENGRREQAPAEWLAALKAAFFAALDKAAVSASQVRGIGVSGQQHGMVALDGEGVPVYPAKLWCDTETSAQNADLVTRLGGEAGCLEKLGLVLQTGYTASKVAWLREHQPDAYRRIESLLLPHDYLNFWLTGERVTEAGDASGTGYFDTRKRCWQLDVFAEIAPELDPARVLPQLLEAHEPVGFVCSAVARELGLGDQVVVSSGGGDNMLGAIGTGNITPGLITLSLGTSGTVCAYSADPVECDSAMVANFCSSTGGWLPLICTMNVTSATTRVRELFGLDLAAFGEKVASAPIGAEGVTVLPFFNGERVPMLPDASADFLCLTSLNTTQANLCRAVVEGATFGLRYGLELLGDLTAGASQIRLIGGGANSPVWRQMVADITGTQVICPEITDAAALGAAIQAAWCDQRAEGVTLEALCERLVHLDAKSVADPQPESVAAYQPIYTRYCAALEQRHGGA; via the coding sequence ATGTATATCGGGGTAGATTGCGGTACCCAGAGTACCAAGGTAGTGGTGGTAGACGTTGAGCGGGGCAAGATTCTGGCTGAAGCAAGCCGCCCTCATCACCTGGACGAGGGCGAAAATGGTCGCCGAGAGCAGGCGCCCGCGGAGTGGCTAGCCGCCTTGAAAGCGGCGTTTTTTGCCGCGTTGGATAAAGCCGCTGTATCGGCTAGCCAAGTGCGCGGCATTGGTGTCTCTGGCCAGCAGCACGGCATGGTCGCGCTCGATGGCGAAGGCGTGCCGGTCTATCCAGCCAAGCTGTGGTGCGATACCGAGACCAGCGCCCAGAACGCTGATTTGGTTACCCGCCTTGGCGGCGAAGCAGGTTGCTTAGAGAAGCTGGGACTGGTGCTGCAAACCGGCTATACCGCGTCTAAAGTCGCTTGGCTACGGGAGCATCAGCCGGATGCGTATCGACGCATTGAGAGCCTGCTGCTGCCTCACGACTATCTCAATTTTTGGCTAACCGGTGAACGGGTCACCGAGGCGGGCGATGCTTCCGGCACTGGCTACTTCGATACCCGTAAGCGCTGCTGGCAGCTGGATGTTTTTGCAGAGATAGCCCCAGAACTAGACCCGGCGCGGGTATTGCCCCAGCTGCTGGAAGCCCATGAACCGGTAGGCTTTGTGTGCTCGGCGGTGGCCCGCGAACTTGGGCTTGGCGATCAGGTTGTCGTCTCCTCCGGCGGTGGTGACAATATGCTGGGTGCCATTGGCACTGGCAATATTACCCCAGGGCTCATTACGCTGAGTTTAGGCACCTCCGGCACCGTTTGCGCTTACTCGGCTGACCCTGTTGAATGCGATAGCGCCATGGTCGCCAACTTCTGCTCCAGCACCGGTGGCTGGCTGCCGTTGATCTGCACGATGAACGTTACTTCGGCCACTACGCGGGTGCGCGAGCTGTTTGGCTTGGATCTGGCCGCCTTTGGCGAAAAAGTAGCCAGCGCGCCGATAGGGGCCGAGGGCGTTACCGTGCTGCCGTTTTTCAACGGCGAGCGGGTGCCGATGCTGCCCGACGCCTCCGCGGACTTTCTTTGCCTGACCAGCCTGAATACCACTCAGGCTAATTTGTGCCGGGCCGTGGTGGAGGGGGCCACTTTCGGGCTACGCTATGGGCTGGAATTGTTGGGTGATTTAACCGCCGGGGCGAGTCAGATTCGATTGATCGGTGGCGGCGCTAACAGCCCCGTATGGCGGCAGATGGTAGCGGACATCACCGGTACCCAGGTGATTTGCCCTGAGATTACCGATGCGGCCGCGCTTGGCGCCGCGATACAGGCGGCCTGGTGTGACCAGCGTGCAGAGGGCGTAACACTGGAAGCACTGTGTGAGCGGCTTGTCCATTTGGATGCCAAGTCGGTGGCTGACCCACAACCAGAGAGTGTGGCCGCTTACCAACCCATTTATACGCGTTATTGCGCAGCACTTGAACAACGCCATGGCGGCGCTTAA
- the cynS gene encoding cyanase, giving the protein MDKLEMRHTLLAAKARKKMSWDDIGKAVNMSPVWVASACYGMNSASQEVAAKLCDTLGVESDVTDALVAFPTKAWDEAIPQDPFIYRLYEVVGVYGETLKDVVQEKFGDGIMSAIDFTMEVDKIEDPKGDRVLLTMNGKFLPYKSW; this is encoded by the coding sequence ATGGATAAGCTCGAAATGCGTCACACCCTGCTCGCCGCCAAAGCGCGTAAAAAGATGAGCTGGGATGATATTGGTAAAGCGGTCAACATGTCGCCAGTCTGGGTCGCCTCCGCCTGTTACGGTATGAACAGCGCCAGCCAAGAGGTTGCCGCTAAGCTTTGCGACACACTGGGTGTGGAGAGTGATGTCACCGACGCCCTGGTGGCCTTCCCTACCAAAGCCTGGGATGAAGCGATTCCCCAAGACCCGTTCATCTACCGCCTGTATGAAGTTGTCGGCGTTTACGGGGAGACTCTTAAAGACGTGGTACAGGAGAAGTTTGGCGACGGCATCATGAGCGCCATCGACTTCACTATGGAGGTCGACAAAATCGAAGATCCCAAAGGCGACCGGGTATTACTCACCATGAACGGCAAGTTTTTGCCCTATAAGTCTTGGTAA
- a CDS encoding carbohydrate ABC transporter permease gives MNKTRASGRTVGGLRTLSLQAPAVTLLLLWMIVPLGMTLWFSFQRYNLLMPGMTGFAGLENYEYLLTDPALWAAMGNTLLLVGWVLAITVVGGTLLAVLFQQEFAGRGIARVLAISPFFVMPTVSALVWKNMMMHPSNGVLAWLAESIGLPAVDWFSSLPLTSIVIIVAWQWLPFALLILLTAMQSLDEDQVEAARMDGAGPVAIFFFITLPHLKRAISVVIMIEMIFLLTIFAEIFVTTSGGPGLATTNLAYLIYIRALLDFDVGTASAGGVIAIILANIVAIFLVRMVAKNLED, from the coding sequence ATGAATAAAACACGTGCTTCTGGCCGGACGGTCGGCGGGCTAAGGACGCTTTCGCTTCAAGCGCCTGCTGTAACGCTGTTATTGCTTTGGATGATTGTGCCACTGGGCATGACGCTATGGTTCTCCTTCCAGCGTTATAACCTGCTAATGCCCGGCATGACGGGCTTTGCCGGGTTGGAAAACTATGAATACCTTCTCACCGACCCTGCCCTATGGGCCGCTATGGGCAACACGCTGCTGCTGGTGGGGTGGGTGCTGGCGATTACTGTAGTGGGCGGCACACTGCTGGCGGTGCTGTTCCAGCAGGAGTTTGCGGGGCGCGGGATTGCCCGTGTGCTGGCGATCTCACCGTTTTTTGTAATGCCCACCGTGAGTGCCCTGGTGTGGAAAAACATGATGATGCATCCCTCGAATGGGGTGCTGGCATGGCTGGCTGAGTCCATTGGGCTGCCCGCTGTCGATTGGTTCTCTTCGCTGCCGCTAACCTCGATTGTGATCATCGTTGCATGGCAGTGGCTGCCGTTTGCACTGCTGATCCTGCTCACCGCGATGCAATCCCTGGATGAGGATCAGGTGGAAGCGGCGCGGATGGACGGCGCAGGGCCGGTGGCGATTTTTTTCTTTATCACTCTGCCGCATCTAAAGCGTGCCATCAGCGTGGTGATCATGATTGAGATGATCTTCCTGCTGACCATCTTTGCCGAAATTTTCGTCACTACCTCCGGCGGGCCTGGCTTGGCGACGACCAATCTGGCTTACCTGATTTACATTCGTGCGTTACTGGATTTTGACGTAGGCACTGCCTCCGCCGGTGGGGTGATTGCGATCATCCTCGCCAATATCGTGGCGATCTTCCTGGTTCGAATGGTAGCCAAAAACCTGGAAGATTAG
- a CDS encoding nucleoside/nucleotide kinase family protein has protein sequence MTPDLDTLAHQIIRAAEGASRYLVALAGPPGAGKSYRSVQLCDAINQHLPGQAGLVPMDGYHFDNAVLGEEQVPIKGAPHTFDVEGLRCDLERIRQASHPVAVPVFDRPLDLARAGGRLITLEQRIVIVEGNYLLLDRSPWRELRPLFDWTLFLDVDDVVLVERLINRWLEMGQGRAGALERTHHKDMLNAQLVKSCCLPPDQRWR, from the coding sequence ATGACCCCTGATCTTGATACGTTAGCCCATCAGATTATTCGCGCCGCCGAAGGCGCCTCACGCTATCTGGTCGCACTAGCAGGGCCGCCGGGGGCGGGGAAATCCTATCGCAGCGTCCAGCTCTGTGATGCCATTAATCAGCACCTGCCGGGCCAGGCAGGGCTAGTGCCCATGGATGGCTACCACTTCGATAACGCTGTGCTGGGCGAGGAGCAGGTGCCGATAAAAGGCGCGCCCCATACCTTCGATGTGGAGGGGTTGCGCTGCGACCTCGAGCGCATCCGCCAGGCTAGCCACCCGGTAGCGGTACCGGTTTTTGACCGCCCGTTGGATCTAGCCCGTGCCGGTGGACGATTGATCACCCTTGAGCAGCGAATCGTTATTGTCGAGGGCAACTACCTGCTGCTTGACCGCTCCCCCTGGCGCGAACTGCGACCGCTGTTCGATTGGACGCTATTTTTAGACGTCGATGACGTTGTGCTGGTTGAGCGGCTGATCAATCGCTGGCTTGAGATGGGCCAGGGGCGAGCCGGGGCGCTGGAGCGCACCCATCACAAAGATATGCTCAACGCTCAGTTGGTGAAGAGTTGCTGTTTGCCGCCCGATCAGCGCTGGCGCTAG
- a CDS encoding ABC transporter ATP-binding protein has product MATLQLNNITKRFGDTEVIKGIDLEVNDREFVVFVGPSGCGKSTLMRMIAGLESATDGDILIDGQRINDVGPADRGLAMVFQSYALYPHMTVEGNMGFSMRLAGVPKEERRAKVLEAAKILQLEPLLDRKPKALSGGQRQRVAIGRAIVRNPSIFLFDEPLSNLDAALRVQMRIELARLHDELDATMIYVTHDQIEAMTMADKIVVLHDGVVEQVGSPMALYHHPRNRFVAGFIGSPKMNFLPVTLIGVTPEGVAIRLPGGGERSVPVDGAHLDANATLELGVRPEHLILEEQGPLSGQIKVLERLGGQTSLYVQMDDELITIMADGDVAYRVNETVRFGFAPERAHLFDAGGLALPSLQQHPLAGLTRHDNRAPGSPSEEPS; this is encoded by the coding sequence ATGGCAACACTACAACTGAACAATATTACCAAGCGTTTCGGCGACACCGAGGTGATCAAGGGCATCGACCTTGAGGTCAATGACCGAGAATTTGTGGTCTTCGTTGGTCCCTCCGGCTGCGGTAAATCGACTCTGATGCGTATGATCGCCGGGCTGGAAAGTGCGACCGACGGCGATATTTTGATCGACGGACAGCGCATCAATGACGTCGGCCCCGCCGACCGTGGCCTCGCCATGGTGTTTCAGAGCTACGCGCTTTACCCGCATATGACGGTAGAGGGCAACATGGGCTTCAGCATGCGCTTGGCCGGAGTGCCCAAGGAGGAGCGACGCGCCAAGGTGCTGGAAGCGGCCAAAATTCTCCAGTTAGAGCCGCTGTTGGATCGTAAGCCCAAAGCGCTCTCGGGTGGTCAGCGCCAACGGGTGGCGATTGGTCGGGCGATTGTGCGTAATCCCAGCATCTTCCTGTTCGATGAGCCGCTCTCCAACTTGGATGCTGCGCTGCGGGTTCAGATGCGTATCGAGCTGGCGCGTCTGCATGATGAGCTGGACGCCACCATGATTTACGTCACCCACGACCAGATTGAAGCCATGACCATGGCGGATAAAATCGTCGTGCTCCACGACGGCGTGGTCGAGCAGGTGGGCTCGCCAATGGCACTCTACCACCACCCCCGCAATCGCTTTGTGGCGGGCTTTATTGGCTCACCGAAAATGAATTTTCTACCGGTGACGTTGATCGGAGTAACGCCTGAAGGCGTAGCGATTCGTCTGCCCGGTGGCGGCGAGCGCAGCGTGCCGGTGGACGGTGCGCACTTGGATGCAAACGCCACCCTCGAGCTGGGTGTTCGCCCAGAACACCTGATACTCGAGGAGCAGGGGCCGCTGAGTGGGCAGATCAAAGTGCTTGAGCGCCTCGGCGGTCAAACCTCGCTCTACGTTCAAATGGACGATGAACTGATCACTATTATGGCTGATGGCGATGTGGCCTATCGGGTCAACGAGACCGTGCGTTTCGGCTTTGCCCCCGAGCGCGCTCACCTGTTTGACGCAGGCGGGCTAGCCCTACCTAGCTTGCAGCAGCATCCGCTAGCGGGGCTGACTCGCCATGACAACCGCGCCCCCGGCTCGCCTTCTGAGGAGCCTTCATGA
- a CDS encoding L-iditol 2-dehydrogenase, with protein MKLTNKIAVITGGARGIGLAIAQRYLSEGASVVVADIDRAAIDDALATLQQQAPAEKVMGVELNVCDQASIDAMVKTVIERFGGIDILVNNAAIFDMAPVLEVTEESFDKQFAVNTKGMFFTLQAVARSMVARGQGGKIINMASQAGRRGEALVSVYCASKAAVISLTQSSGLDLIKHGINVNGIAPGVVDTPMWEEVDAMFARYENRPLGEKKRLVGEAVPFGRMGLPEDHTGAALFLASQDSDYVVAQTLNVDGGNWMS; from the coding sequence ATGAAACTAACCAACAAAATCGCGGTGATTACTGGCGGCGCGCGGGGCATCGGCTTGGCCATTGCCCAGCGTTATTTAAGCGAAGGCGCCAGCGTGGTTGTGGCGGATATTGATCGGGCCGCTATCGATGATGCTTTAGCGACGCTGCAGCAGCAGGCGCCTGCCGAAAAAGTGATGGGGGTCGAGCTGAATGTCTGCGATCAGGCCTCGATCGATGCCATGGTTAAAACGGTAATAGAGCGCTTTGGTGGCATCGATATTTTGGTCAATAACGCTGCCATCTTTGATATGGCGCCGGTGCTAGAGGTGACCGAGGAGAGCTTCGATAAGCAGTTTGCGGTCAATACCAAAGGCATGTTTTTTACCCTGCAGGCGGTTGCCCGTTCGATGGTGGCCCGTGGCCAGGGTGGCAAAATCATTAATATGGCCTCCCAGGCAGGCCGCCGTGGTGAAGCCCTGGTAAGCGTTTACTGCGCCAGCAAAGCGGCTGTCATCAGTCTTACCCAATCCAGTGGGCTGGATCTGATCAAACACGGTATCAACGTTAACGGCATTGCCCCAGGGGTTGTGGACACGCCGATGTGGGAAGAGGTCGACGCAATGTTTGCCCGTTACGAGAACCGTCCGCTCGGCGAGAAAAAACGCTTGGTGGGCGAGGCGGTGCCGTTTGGGCGTATGGGGCTCCCCGAAGATCACACCGGCGCGGCGCTGTTCTTGGCCAGCCAAGACAGTGATTACGTGGTCGCCCAGACACTCAATGTCGATGGCGGCAACTGGATGAGCTGA
- a CDS encoding carbohydrate ABC transporter permease, with amino-acid sequence MTTLSSKTAAPRSVSGWRSAQSKRILLTLLGWSVALVIFFPIFWMILTGFKTETAAIADPSLIFSPTLESYQDVHARSGYARFALNSVAVAFGSTFFALLIAIPSAYAMAFLPTKRTKGTLLWMLSTKMLPSVGVLVPIYLIFRDVGLLDTRTGLIIIYTLMNLPIVVWMLYTFFKDMPKDILEAGRMDGASTLQEVFFLLLPLTLPGIASTGLLSVILSWNEAFWSLNLTTSSAAPLTAYIASFSSPEGLFWAKLSAASTMAIAPILILGWMTQKQMVRGLTFGAVK; translated from the coding sequence ATGACAACATTAAGTTCCAAAACCGCAGCGCCACGCTCGGTGTCAGGGTGGCGGTCGGCGCAAAGCAAGCGCATCTTGCTGACGCTTTTGGGGTGGTCGGTGGCGCTGGTGATCTTCTTTCCGATTTTCTGGATGATCCTGACCGGCTTTAAAACGGAAACAGCGGCGATTGCCGACCCCTCGCTGATTTTTTCGCCCACCTTAGAGAGCTATCAGGACGTGCATGCGCGTTCCGGCTATGCACGCTTTGCGCTCAACAGTGTCGCGGTGGCATTTGGCTCAACGTTCTTCGCGCTGCTGATTGCGATTCCTTCAGCCTATGCCATGGCCTTTTTGCCCACTAAGCGTACCAAAGGCACGCTGCTATGGATGCTCTCCACCAAAATGCTGCCCTCGGTAGGCGTGCTGGTGCCGATTTATCTCATATTCCGCGACGTTGGGCTGCTCGACACACGCACCGGTCTCATCATCATCTATACCCTGATGAACCTGCCGATTGTGGTGTGGATGCTCTACACCTTCTTCAAGGATATGCCCAAAGACATTCTTGAAGCAGGGCGTATGGACGGCGCCTCCACTCTCCAGGAAGTGTTCTTTCTGCTGTTGCCACTCACGCTGCCCGGTATCGCCTCAACGGGCCTGCTATCGGTCATTTTGAGTTGGAACGAGGCGTTCTGGAGTCTCAACCTAACGACCTCAAGTGCTGCACCGTTAACCGCCTATATCGCCTCATTCTCAAGCCCTGAGGGGCTGTTCTGGGCCAAATTGTCCGCCGCTTCCACCATGGCGATTGCGCCGATTTTAATACTTGGTTGGATGACCCAAAAACAAATGGTACGTGGCCTGACCTTTGGTGCCGTCAAGTAA
- a CDS encoding mannitol dehydrogenase family protein produces MTRLNNHNLGKLTDDVAKSNYVAKPQYDRKTLTPGIVHIGVGGFHRAHQAMYLDALMNQGEALDWGIVGVGVMPGDKRMQLALAAQDYLYTLVVKHPDGQYEPRVIGSMVNYLFAPEDTEAVIEQMADPAIRIVSLTVTEGGYNFHPVSGEFDLNNSQVRADLANPTHPTTSFGLVVEALARRRARGIAPFTVMSCDNIQGNGDVAKRMFGAYAQARDAELGAWLASEVAFPNAMVDRITPVTSSTDIDELRQRFGVEDAWPVVCEPFTQWVLEDHFPLGRPAFDKVGVQVVADVEPYELMKLRLLNASHQALTYFGYLAGYRYAHEVCQDPLFVDFLLGYMREEGTPTLAPVPGVDLETYRLTLIERFANPQIKDTLARLCAESSDRIPKWLVPVIRQQLAQDGEIERSAAVVASWARYAEGVDEHGEPIEIVDRLKAPLMAIAAENRQRPTAFIENRELFGDLIDSTRFVEAYLAALSSLHERGARATLEGLASSKGTL; encoded by the coding sequence ATGACCCGACTTAACAATCACAACCTGGGCAAGCTAACCGACGATGTTGCCAAATCTAATTACGTTGCCAAACCTCAGTATGACCGCAAGACTCTCACCCCTGGCATCGTACATATTGGGGTAGGCGGCTTTCACCGCGCCCACCAAGCGATGTATCTGGATGCATTGATGAACCAGGGCGAGGCGCTGGATTGGGGCATTGTCGGCGTAGGCGTGATGCCTGGCGACAAACGCATGCAGCTGGCGCTGGCAGCGCAGGATTACCTCTACACCCTGGTGGTGAAACACCCCGATGGCCAGTATGAGCCGCGGGTCATTGGCAGTATGGTGAATTACCTGTTTGCACCGGAAGACACCGAGGCAGTCATTGAGCAGATGGCTGATCCGGCGATTCGCATTGTATCCTTGACGGTAACCGAAGGCGGCTACAATTTTCATCCGGTGAGTGGCGAGTTCGATCTCAATAATTCCCAGGTGCGCGCCGATCTTGCCAACCCCACCCACCCCACCACCAGCTTCGGGCTGGTGGTGGAAGCGCTCGCCCGCCGCCGTGCGCGGGGTATTGCGCCGTTTACCGTGATGTCCTGCGATAATATTCAAGGTAACGGCGATGTAGCCAAGCGTATGTTTGGCGCCTATGCCCAGGCGCGTGACGCCGAGTTAGGCGCTTGGCTTGCCAGCGAGGTGGCGTTTCCCAACGCCATGGTGGATCGCATTACTCCGGTGACGTCGTCCACGGATATTGATGAACTGAGGCAGCGCTTTGGCGTAGAGGACGCCTGGCCGGTAGTCTGTGAACCCTTCACCCAGTGGGTGTTGGAAGATCACTTCCCCCTTGGGCGTCCGGCGTTTGATAAAGTGGGTGTTCAAGTCGTGGCGGATGTCGAGCCCTACGAACTGATGAAACTGCGCCTGCTCAACGCCAGCCACCAAGCGCTGACCTATTTTGGCTATTTGGCCGGATACCGCTACGCCCATGAGGTGTGCCAAGATCCGCTATTCGTTGATTTTTTACTGGGCTATATGCGCGAAGAGGGCACGCCGACCCTGGCGCCGGTGCCGGGGGTTGATTTGGAAACCTACCGCCTAACGCTGATTGAGCGCTTCGCCAACCCGCAAATCAAAGATACCCTGGCGCGGCTCTGTGCCGAGAGCTCTGACCGCATTCCTAAATGGCTAGTGCCGGTGATTCGCCAGCAGTTGGCACAAGATGGTGAAATAGAGCGCAGCGCCGCCGTGGTGGCTAGCTGGGCACGCTACGCTGAAGGGGTGGACGAGCATGGCGAGCCCATCGAGATTGTCGATCGCTTGAAAGCGCCGCTCATGGCGATTGCTGCGGAGAACCGTCAGCGACCAACGGCCTTTATCGAAAATCGCGAGCTGTTTGGCGACTTAATCGACAGCACCCGTTTTGTGGAAGCCTATCTAGCTGCTCTAAGTTCCCTGCACGAACGTGGCGCACGCGCTACGCTAGAGGGTCTGGCGTCGTCCAAAGGAACATTGTGA
- a CDS encoding fructosamine kinase family protein yields the protein MDATLSQLLESIELTPTGGLQPLSGGDIAAVYRLETQHGQVVIKHDDAARVRGEAEGLGALRSACEKLAVPEVLGLSAGWLVIESLDTVPVEPKSEAALGEGLRGLHSVIGDAHGWHQDNACGQTPQPNTPLSDGRAFQRERRLLPLCEACHQRGLLSNELRGRIERLAHDLERWLPNAPPSLLHGDCWSGNVLFTTRGPALIDPAVYRHYPEVDVAMLTLFGSPGEAFFDAYWNGNAPTEWPRREALFQLYPLLNHLLLFGAGYRSAVERSVVRLESFS from the coding sequence ATGGATGCCACCCTGAGCCAACTGCTCGAGTCTATCGAGTTAACCCCCACCGGCGGTTTGCAGCCGCTAAGTGGGGGTGATATTGCTGCCGTTTATCGCTTGGAGACACAGCACGGGCAGGTGGTGATTAAGCACGATGACGCGGCGCGAGTACGCGGTGAAGCCGAGGGGCTAGGTGCCTTGCGCAGCGCCTGCGAGAAGCTTGCGGTGCCGGAAGTGCTAGGTTTATCGGCGGGCTGGCTGGTCATTGAGTCATTAGACACAGTGCCCGTGGAGCCGAAGAGCGAGGCCGCGCTTGGTGAAGGGCTGCGCGGCCTGCACAGCGTAATTGGCGATGCCCACGGCTGGCATCAAGATAATGCCTGTGGGCAAACGCCTCAGCCGAATACCCCGCTTAGCGACGGACGAGCTTTTCAGCGCGAGCGTCGCCTACTTCCCCTGTGTGAGGCGTGCCACCAACGTGGTCTATTGAGTAATGAGCTGCGAGGGCGTATCGAGCGCTTAGCCCATGATTTAGAGCGCTGGTTGCCGAATGCACCGCCCAGCTTGCTACACGGCGATTGTTGGTCGGGGAATGTGCTTTTCACTACCAGGGGACCAGCGCTTATCGATCCGGCCGTTTATCGCCACTACCCGGAAGTTGATGTGGCGATGCTGACACTATTTGGTTCGCCAGGGGAGGCCTTTTTTGACGCCTACTGGAACGGCAACGCCCCGACCGAATGGCCGAGGCGTGAAGCCCTGTTTCAGCTCTATCCGCTGCTGAATCACCTGCTGCTGTTCGGTGCCGGTTACCGTTCGGCGGTTGAACGCAGCGTGGTGAGGCTCGAGTCTTTCAGCTGA
- a CDS encoding HAD family hydrolase, which translates to MRTLIFDCDGVLVDSEALAEGTLVEYLSHWLPDLNIDQELGQALGMTTAAILAHLEALSAHMLPLDATEQVDTAIEARLAQELKAIDGADKAIRGITLEKAVVSNSRRSRVLASLASTGLADALGEVPIFTADQVAHPKPDPALYRLAASHLGQVPRDCLVVEDSVAGVTAARAAGMCVIGFVGASHVDVDQAARLTQVGAWRILEHMHGLEALVDEWQAKGSSCSP; encoded by the coding sequence ATGAGGACGTTAATCTTTGATTGTGATGGTGTGCTGGTCGACAGCGAGGCTCTTGCGGAAGGCACACTGGTGGAGTACCTCTCCCACTGGCTGCCCGATCTGAACATCGACCAGGAATTAGGTCAAGCGCTGGGGATGACCACGGCGGCTATTCTCGCTCATCTCGAAGCGCTAAGCGCCCACATGTTGCCATTGGACGCCACAGAACAGGTAGATACCGCTATCGAGGCCCGATTGGCGCAGGAGCTTAAAGCTATAGACGGCGCCGACAAGGCGATTCGTGGCATTACCTTGGAAAAGGCGGTGGTTTCCAACAGTCGGCGCAGCCGCGTATTGGCATCACTGGCAAGCACTGGGTTGGCCGATGCGTTGGGCGAGGTGCCCATTTTTACCGCTGATCAGGTAGCGCACCCCAAGCCCGACCCCGCACTCTACCGATTGGCGGCATCTCACTTAGGCCAAGTGCCGCGTGACTGCCTGGTGGTAGAAGATAGCGTGGCCGGGGTGACGGCCGCCCGTGCTGCGGGTATGTGCGTGATTGGGTTTGTCGGCGCCAGCCATGTGGATGTTGATCAAGCGGCGCGCCTTACTCAAGTCGGTGCCTGGCGTATTTTAGAACATATGCACGGCCTGGAAGCCTTGGTGGACGAATGGCAAGCCAAGGGTTCCAGCTGTTCGCCTTAA